One genomic window of Novosphingobium aureum includes the following:
- a CDS encoding DUF6489 family protein has translation MKVNVEVECSPEEARRFLGLPDVTRANDVYVDALANAMKGAGSFDQLQELTKQIAPMGQMGIKLFQQFLENGVAMAMSGAGQGLGDKPKDQH, from the coding sequence GAGGTCGAATGTTCACCCGAGGAAGCCCGTCGCTTCCTTGGACTGCCCGATGTGACGCGTGCCAACGACGTCTATGTCGATGCGCTGGCCAATGCGATGAAAGGTGCGGGCAGTTTCGATCAGCTCCAGGAGCTGACCAAGCAGATCGCACCGATGGGCCAGATGGGAATCAAGCTGTTCCAGCAGTTCCTCGAGAATGGCGTTGCCATGGCCATGAGCGGCGCCGGACAGGGGCTTGGCGACAAGCCCAAGGACCAGCACT